In Argiope bruennichi chromosome X1, qqArgBrue1.1, whole genome shotgun sequence, a single window of DNA contains:
- the LOC129959116 gene encoding calcium and integrin-binding protein 1-like isoform X1 — MGQKQSILPEEKIREYEILTYLTEREIIKAYEKFCSMNPDVNPESLNPAISLERLDDLPELKVNPFKDRMIWVFTDPVSRCMTFEDYLDMMSVFSERAPLSLKAEYAFKIYDFDDDDLLSRSDLKEILNRLKVIENHLLEPQDWEEILDYVMEDGDIDEDGFIAFTEFCHIMQRVADFASTFVIRL, encoded by the exons ATGGGGCAAAAGCAAAGCATTTTACCTGAAGAGAAAATAAGAGAGTATGAg ATTTTGACATACCTTACAGAAAGGGAAATAATCAa AGCTTATGAAAAGTTTTGCAGCATGAACCCTGATGTGAATCCAGAGTCTTTAAACCCAGCAATATCTCTTGAGAGACTTGATGATTTACCTGAATTAAAA GTAAATCCTTTTAAAGATCGAATGATCTGGGTATTCACAGATCCAGTGTCTAGATGCATGACATTTGAAGATTATTTAGATATGATGTCTGTTTTCAGTGAAAGAGCTCCTTTATCATTGAAAGCGGAATACGCATTTAAGATATAtg ATTTTGATGATGATGATCTGTTATCAAGGAGTGAtctcaaagaaatattaaatcgTTTAAAAGTCATAGAAAATCATTTACTGGAACCTCAAGACTGGGAAGAAATTCTAGATTAT GTAATGGAAGATGGAGACATTGACGAAGATGGATTCATTGCTTTTACTGAGTTCTGTCACATAATGCAAAGAGTCGCTGACTTTGCAAG tacctTTGTTATCCGATTATGA
- the LOC129959116 gene encoding calcium and integrin-binding protein 1-like isoform X2, whose protein sequence is MRAYEKFCSMNPDVNPESLNPAISLERLDDLPELKVNPFKDRMIWVFTDPVSRCMTFEDYLDMMSVFSERAPLSLKAEYAFKIYDFDDDDLLSRSDLKEILNRLKVIENHLLEPQDWEEILDYVMEDGDIDEDGFIAFTEFCHIMQRVADFASTFVIRL, encoded by the exons ATGAg AGCTTATGAAAAGTTTTGCAGCATGAACCCTGATGTGAATCCAGAGTCTTTAAACCCAGCAATATCTCTTGAGAGACTTGATGATTTACCTGAATTAAAA GTAAATCCTTTTAAAGATCGAATGATCTGGGTATTCACAGATCCAGTGTCTAGATGCATGACATTTGAAGATTATTTAGATATGATGTCTGTTTTCAGTGAAAGAGCTCCTTTATCATTGAAAGCGGAATACGCATTTAAGATATAtg ATTTTGATGATGATGATCTGTTATCAAGGAGTGAtctcaaagaaatattaaatcgTTTAAAAGTCATAGAAAATCATTTACTGGAACCTCAAGACTGGGAAGAAATTCTAGATTAT GTAATGGAAGATGGAGACATTGACGAAGATGGATTCATTGCTTTTACTGAGTTCTGTCACATAATGCAAAGAGTCGCTGACTTTGCAAG tacctTTGTTATCCGATTATGA